In Camelina sativa cultivar DH55 chromosome 13, Cs, whole genome shotgun sequence, the genomic window AGATGGAGTACGCACGTATGACTAGATTGGTAGATAGATCTACTACTTATTatagcaagaaaaaaatattttctgttttttttttttttttggtttttacttaTAAGTTTATCtgtgaaggaaaaagaaaaaaaaaactgcataCATATTAAACTATCAGAGTAATCTATTAATATAAATTGCACAAAAATGGTGTTTGCAGAAACAATGCAGGAGTAATGTTCTGTCCATACCAACTCTCTGAAGATGGAATTGAGTTGCAGTTTGCTACAAATCACAttggtaaaaaattatatatttaaatccaAAAGCTTAGTTTCAGAAATTAAACCTGATGTATTGAAAAAACTAATTGTTGGATTTATACGATATAGGTCATTTTCTGTTGACAAACTTGCTCCTAGACACAATGAAGAGCACAGCTAAAACCAGTGGTGTTGAAGGAAGGATTTTGAATTTATCATCAGTAGCTCATATCTATACTAACCAAGAAGGAATCCAGTTCGACAGCATCAATGATATTTGCAGGTAAAATTCTATAGTTGTTGACTTGTTTGAAACTTTGGATATTAATCTTTCACTTTGCATCTTTAtaaccttcttcttttggtttttttctcaGTTACTCTGATAAACGAGCTTATGGACAATCAAAACTAGCCAATATATTGCACGCGAATGAGCTCTCCCGTCAACTTCAGGTTGccttcacacacacacacacacacattaacACATATATACTGTCACAAATTCATGACCACTTCagataataacataaaattaaaattaaaaatcattttggGGACATTTGTTTGATAGGAAGAGGGAGTAAACATAACAGCAAATTCAGTTCACCCTGGTCTCATTCTCACCAATCTCTTCCAACACACTGCTCTTTTAATGAGTAAGATTTcccttttttctctgtttttcttcaaattatTCTCTTTATATTAAACAAACTATCTTTTTCACAGGATTCTTGAAGTTCTTCAGCTTCTACTTGTGGAAAAATATACCTCAGGTACTAAAACTATATACTAGAGGaatctaaaattatatatgcCTATGATACTAAATAAAGACGAATATGAGAACAACATTGTGATACTTGATGTAATGTTGACAGGGAGCAGCTACAACATGTTATGTTGCTTTGCATCCAAATGTGAAGGGAGTAACAGGAAAGTACTTTGCAGACTGCAACGAAGTGACTCCAAGCAAACTTGCTAGAGATGAGACTTTGGCACAGAAACTCTGGGATTTCAGCGTGAAGCTAATCAactctgtttctaaaaaaaactaCTTGGGTTTTGATGACACCACTTAAAATTAACCAAGGTGTTCTTGTTATTGTTACTCAAGAGTGAAGAATTAAAGGCAGAGATTGGGCTGTACATCGTACCTTGTTTCGTTCCACCCTATCATTACGAGGCATTAATATATGCCAAAACTATCGAGTGATTATGTAACGGTGtgttaatttatctttttatagtATGGACAATAAAAGAAGGGTTGTTCATCACTTGATTATTCTATAGATGATCACTTTCTGATTCTCTACCTAAGAGCTATaaacaagaaagagaggagagtGAAACGTACAACGAATGACTATGATCTCTGCCTGCAGCGAGTCTGCCATACTTTTCACTGTACAACAACTActccaaaatgttttttacgGAGACAAGTTTTCGAGATTAGGAGTTTAATACAGAGAGACTAATTAAACTGTGTGTGTTTCAGCAACTGGGATCAGTTATTTTCATAGTTGTAAAGTATATAAAGAGAGTCAGTTCTCTTCTCCATCACCTGCCTTATATAGTCCCCATGTGAgttcaagaaacagagttttgacATACATGCCGAGAGAGAGATATATGTAGAaagaaatcttaacaaatatacACATTCACCTAGTATATTAACTTCATTTAAGTAGCAACAAAGagccaagaagaaaaagaagatttggtGATTCGGTTCAATATACCTCGGTCGGTGCAATCTTGATGTCGGTTCATTCCGGTTAATAATATCCTGGGTTCAATATACCTCGGTCGGTGCAATATTGATGTCGGTTCATTCCGGTTAATAATATTCTGGTCAGGAATATCCCtcttttttatagaaaaaaaggaatattatgTGCTTTATAACGACGACACAGTATAACCGTTTAACGGTATTATGTTGGGCCGGACCCATGACAACGTGATTCACCACGTGGTCGCACGTTTCCATACTTATTTCCTTGGAAATCAGAActtattagaaaaacaaattactatGCGCAAAATATGACATTTTTCCAAACTTATACTACTAGTGTACAGTAAAAGACTATCACGATAAAATAACATATCTATTTTAACACACTAACCCAAAGTTTATTGAGTTTGTGGCTTTGGTAACTGGtcatttcacttttttcttttgtcctcCGACTTTTACCTTTATTGACCCATAATAGATAGATACTGaccaaaatatatagaaaattattacAACCATGTGTTTTTTTCAGTCATTTATAACGTAACATCACTATATATCCAATTAAAAGCATATTTTCctgatagaaaaagaaaattaaaaaggaacTCCTTGGATAGAGACAAAACAACGTCTGATCGatgatatttttacaaaatttatatacctttttcacaaatttatttgttttactttttgtctttgggaacaCCGACGGAATCTTCAATCTTTCTCCCGCTAAAATTGGATCCCACTTTATTCACTTCTTCCCTGTCTAATATATTTCTTTCGGTCTAATGGAgaatactataaacaaaacttaaaaaaaaaaaaaaaaaaaaaagaagtaaagatcattatttattattgaggcaaataaaatttggaatttcGAACACTTAAATATACTTCCAGCAACATGATCACTCTTTATAGCGACCAATACCACTGGCCACATGAATTCAATCATTTTAATTTACGTAACTATTATTGTATAGATGTTTACTGGATACTCCATCTAAGCTACGACATTTCTCTCAATTAAGTTATCTTCGAAAATCAGTTCCTGTTTATGAAATTTGATAGAGTTGTCAACTAATCATAtctatatgttttgtatttaaattcttcaataaatattaaaatatacaaacataAACTGAACAATAAACTAGAACTAAAGTCAAATCTCACGTTTCTGGTTAGTGTTTGttcagcaatttttttttttttacgtatgGCTTACCCTTTGCACTTGGTCCCTTAAATCCTTCGTTTAGTTAAATcattccaaacaaaaattttgtaCTATTCTCGTTCTGCATTTAAATGGATAAATATTAGGTTTCATAAAGATGCGACttcaaaagacaaaataaagatgatcTATATGTATATGCATGCTCAATGGAGACAtcaattatcattttttttttcaatacatTTTTCCCTGACAGTTAAAAGGAGTATTTAATGTACTAGTATTACTTTtggtcaaaatattatttatcagcttataaaccaaaatgtatgtTGACTAAATTAGTtgaatcaataaaaacaaaaacaatatagatatatgtaaTTGGGaattttgaagagaaaaaataaaacacacacatctAAAGATCATCATTGTACTGGTACACactagagaagaaagaagcataTTTGACTCTTgagtaaaagtttaaatatccatataacaatcaaaataaaagaaatcttATTGATGTTTGcgtctatttatatataaatatactatttttttttttcgtactTCAAAGCCCTTTTACACCTTTCAACATAGAAGATCCACGGATCTCTCGGTCAACGTCAACCGTACCATAACATATACTCTTTAAGCATTAGTGTAATTTCTTAAGCGTTACacgaaaattgtttttttggctttcgtaattttttcttcacaatCAAGAATATTGTTTAATCCAGATTTTGATTCATAAATTCAAATATGATAAGGTTTTCACCTGTATTCTTCAATAATATCACCATAAACCCGAAATTACATTTGATTCATTATCATACAAAATCTGATTATTAAGCGGAAAGAAAgatagaaaacagaggaagaaggctTATgcgataattaaaaaaaaggcttaaacttaaatttttttgaggTAAGCGAAATCAATTAGAAGAAGCGTTCCCTTTGTGATCCTTGCTAACATTGTCGCTGTGGTTTGCCGGAGGAGCTGCCGGAGAAGGCGGAGGGATCTGGTGGCGCGGTGGCTGAGTAGGAACGGATGAAGGAGGACTTGCTGCCACTGCGAGAGAGATATCGGAGAGgtcatcaagggagatcgggaAGCTCTGAGAAGGTCTTCTTTGGTGACGGCTTGGTCTCTCGGACATGTTTTAGCTTCGGATTCAGACAAGAAAGATTGGaaagagcagagagagagagagagagaaaacaaaattaaaaagagatagatagagagagattggTGTAAGAGTGATGAGATCGGGAGGCAGAGAGAGGCTGTTTATATAAAAGAGGGTGAAAAACAAATGGGTTAGGTATAGACAGTAATTATCCGAATTGAGAACATATATTAATTGGTAAATTCTACTATTATAATATTAAAGACTAATTAACAGTAACATGAGAAGAATAAATGAAACATGAATTTGAAtaactaataattttaaattttttctttctctttgtcatTTATTTCGttaattttaagtttatttaagtTGAATAACTAATTTCTTTTATCATTAAATTCGTTGAATAACTAATGATTTATTACGTTAGCTCTTTTGAGTTAGTTTATTTAagttgttgaccaaaaaaaaaacttataattatttattttttatacatatcaaatgattctctattttttaagaaattataatagatttttatgttttacttaaTGATCATGTAGTACAATAATGATCACTTAGTACAATCTAATTTATGCAGTGTGGAATTCGTGTTGCAGTGTGGATTTCGTGTTGCTTTATAGTAGTAATTAGTttgattggagaaaaaaaaaagttgattggAAATTTCTTTCACCAAAGTACCGGTTGAATATTTATCAATCATATCACGATGATaacaaaaagattgaacaaaagTGGTAGAACGAAAATGAAAGAAGCATTAACACTAATTCTTCCAAAATATTTTCGCAAAAGCTAGGtgttttgtaaactctttccaaaatagaaacactaaaaaaataaaaaataaaaaaataaaaaaaaatctccaacaTGTATGCATAGCTTTTCAGTCTAAGTTCTGTGCATGGTCAAATGGTTCAGTATAAGTTCTGTGCATGGTCAAAATGGTTCAGATCTAAACTTATATGTGTTGTACTTTTTACACTAGCATGTTTACCTTTTGTTAGGTAAACCTatattgactttaaaatttgtattaacTATAATTTGTTTAAGGGCATAAGTCCATGTGGTGTGGGAGATACATAATTCAATTACCACAATTAACTGTATTTGAATAGTCATACTTACTCCTGCAAGCGTCTGCAATCTCTTAATGTTGAAAAAGGTTCATTGCGATTATATGTAAACTTCTCCGATAACCACCATGGTTCATTGCACTtagtggaaagaagaagaaaaaaagttcattgcatttgatgagaatatattataaatgtaGTTCtgacaaaatattaaaaacttccGATAAGCTTGTTTACAACATTTAATTAAGAAGCCAAAATTAttgtatcttttttcttttacttttcttgtaTGGAGGACAAACATTTCTCCCCCATGTGAGGAGATGTCAGTCTCGTTGGAATTTAATGTTGTGTTATACGTTCCTTTTAGAACCACACGACACGAATGCAAACATGTATTTAATTGTCTGTGTCTAAAATTTCCAGTTGATAAGATAGATTTAAATGAGACACAAAGATTAAACATATATGGTCATTTCACGAGATGtatatttcttaatatatatatatatatagacgtagagaatatataatatgaatttaaatGGCATGAGATCAGATCGTTGctgcatttttattttcatagaacAATGGTATTGTAATTGGGAATGAGAAGCCTTGAGTGTTGTGGTTAATGAGAGATGCGGAGGGATGGTCAACGGATGCTACGTACTGATGCATGTGAACGATTGTATTGTATGACTTGATACATGATGTACGGCTAAGACTACAGAGTACAAAGATAGGTTTTGGTTCAGTTGTGAAGTGTTGAAGTTGAATCCGTAGACATTATGGTAAGAGCCATGTCTTTTGGATATGGTTGGTGAATACGTTACATAAATGTGAAATCCACAAACAAAACGGTAAAGAAACATTAATTACAGGAATAGTTATGGACATCGGATATCTAGGCTATAGTAGTAACTTCAAGAGATCATCAGTGATACTAATTGATCAGTGTCCTATAGAAAGCATCCAAGCATTACCAATTATTTTGAATGTATATATTCTTCAACGTACCtaattttcctaaattttatttttgttaattgtttttcAATGTGGTAAATTTCACTACAAAAATAGTATAAtagttataaacaaaaatagaaatatttgattaaaaaaaaaatccatagaAATTATCAGATATTGAAAGCCAAGATAGCCAAATCAGCAAATCTTAGCCGTTGAATCATATTCAATCCAAAAGCTAACATTCATCAACCAAAAGCTCTTTCGCTATCTTACGCCGAAGCTATTTCTCCTCTGTTTGAATAATTCCGGTTagatcaaaatcaaattcagtTTCTCGTCTCGAAGTAGTAAAGGGAAAAGGCATGGATTCTGGAACAAAAACGAAGAAAGGAGCAGCTGGAAGAAGAGGCGGTGGAGGAGGTCCTAAGAAGAAACCGGTTTCCCGGACGGTTAAATCCGGTCTACAGTTTCCTGTCGGTAGGATCGGTCGGTATCTTAAGAAAGGCCGTTATTCGAAACGTGTTGGAACCGGAGCTCCGGTCTATCTCGCCGCAGTCCTCGAGTATCTTGCTGCTGAGGTATATTCTGATTCAGATCAGCTATTGATTACGTTGTAATTATCGAATATGTTTCGTTGACCAGTTATTATTTAGGATGATCAATGATGTGGTCTTCGTCTGAATTTTAGGGTAAATCACTTCTTTGCAAATATTCTCGCGTCACAAATAGAAAACGATTACAGTTGTGAGGTTGTAAAAATTGAAATCGTTAGATTATATATCACAAAGTTACATAGCATATGCAAGTATACTAAATTGCTAGCTAACTTGGAGATCATGTAACACGGTTCTGAGAATCAATGTGCATGTTTTAGATCACTCTTTTCTACTAATATTTAGAACCCATCTTTTGGGTGTCATCTCATCTTGTGAATCAACTTGTTGCCAAATGTCGCAGACTAATCTTTTTAAGTTACCAAGTCTGATCATGTATATATCTCTTGTTAATCTAAGGTTCTTGAGCTAGCGGGTAACGCTgcaagagataacaaaaagaacCGTATCATACCACGCCATGTTCTATTAGCAGTGAGGAACGACGAGGAGTTAGGGACGCTACTCAAAGGCGTAACCATCGCACACGGCGGAGTTTTACCAAACATAAACCCAATCCTCCTCCCAAAGAAGTCTGAGAAAGCAGCTTCAACCACAAAAACACCCAAGTCACCATCAAAGGCTACCAAATCCCCTAAGAAGGCATAACTCTTCCTCTCGAATATgcctctctgtttctctgtaaAGACAGAACACCTCTTACTGTTCACCATGTTGTAAACAATGTGTCGTGCTAatgtttagaaaaaacaaatactctGTTCTTACATAAGTTTTACGAATTGCAC contains:
- the LOC104734264 gene encoding short-chain dehydrogenase TIC 32, chloroplastic — encoded protein: MGLYSLITGRRGPSGFGSASTAEEVTQGIDATHLTAIITGGTGGIGLETARVLSKRGAHVVIGARNMRAAENAKTEILRQNANARVTLLHLDLSSFKSIKAFVREFHALHLPLNLLINNAGVMFCPYQLSEDGIELQFATNHIGHFLLTNLLLDTMKSTAKTSGVEGRILNLSSVAHIYTNQEGIQFDSINDICSYSDKRAYGQSKLANILHANELSRQLQEEGVNITANSVHPGLILTNLFQHTALLMRFLKFFSFYLWKNIPQGAATTCYVALHPNVKGVTGKYFADCNEVTPSKLARDETLAQKLWDFSVKLINSVSKKNYLGFDDTT
- the LOC104734266 gene encoding probable histone H2A.4, producing MDSGTKTKKGAAGRRGGGGGPKKKPVSRTVKSGLQFPVGRIGRYLKKGRYSKRVGTGAPVYLAAVLEYLAAEVLELAGNAARDNKKNRIIPRHVLLAVRNDEELGTLLKGVTIAHGGVLPNINPILLPKKSEKAASTTKTPKSPSKATKSPKKA
- the LOC109128427 gene encoding uncharacterized protein LOC109128427, producing the protein MSERPSRHQRRPSQSFPISLDDLSDISLAVAASPPSSVPTQPPRHQIPPPSPAAPPANHSDNVSKDHKGNASSN